A single region of the Polyodon spathula isolate WHYD16114869_AA chromosome 12, ASM1765450v1, whole genome shotgun sequence genome encodes:
- the LOC121324210 gene encoding histone acetyltransferase KAT7-like isoform X7 — translation MRACCSRTICLDQTLPDPFIHVPVVSDPMMSSRNAGSSSDGTEDSDFSVDLEHTDSSECDGTTRGNTRLTRASLRLSQSSQDLKHAVDHDESPPRTPTGNAPTSESDIDISSPNASHDESLAKDLSLKDSGSDLSHRPKRRRFHESYNFNMKCPTPGCNSLGHLTGKHERHFSISGCPLYHNLSADECKMTSEKAEKTKGMTGCPNLCLQVRANNRDKQVEERTLSHRQDENNRHATRHQAPTERQMRYKEKVTELRKKRNAGLLKEQKEKYMEHRQTHGNTREPLLENITSDYDLELFRKAQARASDDLEKLRLHGQITEGSNMIKTILFGRYELDTWYHSPYPEEYARLGRLYMCEFCLKYMKSQTILRRHMAKCVWKHPPGDEIYRKGAMSVFEVDGKKNKIYCQNLCLLAKLFLDHKTLYYDVEPFLFYVMTEADNTGCHLVGYFSKEKNSFLNYNVSCILTMPQYMRQGYGKMLIDFSYLLSKVEEKVGSPERPLSDLGLISYRSYWKEVLLRYLHNFQGKEISVKEISQETAVNPVDIVSTLQSLQMLKYWKGKHLVLKRQDLIDEWLVKEAKRGSSNKIIDPSCLKWTPPKGT, via the exons ATGCGGGCTTGTTGTTCACGAACTATTTGCCTCGAtcag ACCCTACCTGATCCATTCATTCATGTTCCAGTCGTTTCTGATCCGATGATGTCAAGT CGAAATGCTGGCAGCAGCTCTGATGGCACTGAAGACTCTGATTTCTCTGTTGACCTGGAGCACACTGACAGCTCGGAGTGCGATGGGACCACACGTGGAAACACTCGTCTCACACGGGCCTCGCTTCGCCTCAGCCAGAGTTCTCAAG ATCTGAAGCATGCCGTGGACCATGACGAGTCTCCTCCACGCACCCCCACTGGGAACGCGCCCACCTCGGAGTCTGACATCGACATCTCCAGTCCCAATGCCTCCCACGACGAGAGCCTAGCCAAGGACCTGTCCCTGAAGGACTCGGGCAGCGACCTTTCCCACCGGCCCAAGCGCCGCCGCTTCCACGAGAGCTACAACTTCAACATGAAGTGCCCCACGCCCGGCTGCAACTCCCTGG GCCATCTTACTGGGAAGCATGAAAGGCATTTCTCCATATCAGGTTGCCCCCTCTACCATAACCTTTCAGCAGATGAgtgcaag ATGACCAGTGAAAAAGCGGAAAAGACAAAAGGAATGACGGGGTGCCCTAATCTGTGTCTGCAGGTGAGAGCTAACAATCGGGACAAGCAAGTGGAAGAGCGAACACTGTCACACAGACAGGACGAGAACAACAGACACGCCACGCGCCACCAG GCCCCGACTGAGAGGCAGATGAGGTATAAAGAAAAGGTGACAGAGCTGAGGAAGAAGAGGAATGCTGGACTGCTGAAAGAGCAGAAAGAGAAATACATG GAGCACAGACAGACCCACGGCAACACAAGGGAGCCTCTCTTGGAAAACATCACAAGTGATTACGACCTGGAGCTGTTTCGAAAAGCCCAGGCACGTGCATCGGATGATCTT GAGAAGTTGAGGCTACATGGTCAGATCACAGAAGGCAGCAACATGATCAAGACTATCCTCTTCGGTCGCTACGAGCTGGATACCTGGTACCACTCTCCCTACCCCGAGGAGTATGCGCGTCTTGGGCGCCTCTACATGTGTGAATTCTGCCTCAAGTACATGAAGAGCCAGACCATCCTTCGCAGACACATG gcaAAGTGTGTATGGAAACATCCTCCTGGGGACGAGATTTATAGAAAGGGAGCCATGTCTGTGTTTGAAGTGGATGGCAAGAAAAATAAG ATTTATTGCCAGAATCTATGCCTATTAGCAAAGCTGTTTTTGGACCACAAGACACTTTACTATGACGTTGAGCCCTTCCTGTTCTATGTCATGACTGAAGCCGACAACACGGGGTGCCATCTTGTGGGTTACTTCTCTAAG GAGAAGAATTCTTTCCTGAACTACAATGTGTCCTGCATCTTGACAATGCCACAGTACATGAGACAGGGATATGGAAAAATGCTCATTGACTTCA GTTACTTGCTGTCAAAGGTAGAAGAAAAGGTTGGCTCCCCAGAGCGCCCCCTCTCTGATTTGGGTCTAATCAGCTATCGTAGTTACTGGAAGGAGGTGTTGCTCCGCTACCTGCACAACTTTCAAGGCAAAGAGATCTCCGTCAAAG AGATAAGTCAGGAGACTGCAGTGAACCCTGTGGATATCGTCAGCACGCTGCAGTCTCTCCAGATGCTCAAGTACTGGAAGGGAAAGCATCTGGTCTTAAAGAGACAG GATCTTATAGATGAGTGGCTGGTTAAGGAAGCGAAGCGAGGCAGCAGCAACAAAATCATCGACCCCAGCTGTTTGAAATGGACACCCCCAAAAGGCACATAG
- the LOC121324210 gene encoding histone acetyltransferase KAT7-like isoform X8, giving the protein MRACCSRTICLDQTLPDPFIHVPVVSDPMMSSRNAGSSSDGTEDSDFSVDLEHTDSSECDGTTRGNTRLTRASLRLSQSSQDLKHAVDHDESPPRTPTGNAPTSESDIDISSPNASHDESLAKDLSLKDSGSDLSHRPKRRRFHESYNFNMKCPTPGCNSLGHLTGKHERHFSISGCPLYHNLSADECKVRANNRDKQVEERTLSHRQDENNRHATRHQAPTERQMRYKEKVTELRKKRNAGLLKEQKEKYMEHRQTHGNTREPLLENITSDYDLELFRKAQARASDDLEKLRLHGQITEGSNMIKTILFGRYELDTWYHSPYPEEYARLGRLYMCEFCLKYMKSQTILRRHMAKCVWKHPPGDEIYRKGAMSVFEVDGKKNKIYCQNLCLLAKLFLDHKTLYYDVEPFLFYVMTEADNTGCHLVGYFSKEKNSFLNYNVSCILTMPQYMRQGYGKMLIDFSYLLSKVEEKVGSPERPLSDLGLISYRSYWKEVLLRYLHNFQGKEISVKEISQETAVNPVDIVSTLQSLQMLKYWKGKHLVLKRQDLIDEWLVKEAKRGSSNKIIDPSCLKWTPPKGT; this is encoded by the exons ATGCGGGCTTGTTGTTCACGAACTATTTGCCTCGAtcag ACCCTACCTGATCCATTCATTCATGTTCCAGTCGTTTCTGATCCGATGATGTCAAGT CGAAATGCTGGCAGCAGCTCTGATGGCACTGAAGACTCTGATTTCTCTGTTGACCTGGAGCACACTGACAGCTCGGAGTGCGATGGGACCACACGTGGAAACACTCGTCTCACACGGGCCTCGCTTCGCCTCAGCCAGAGTTCTCAAG ATCTGAAGCATGCCGTGGACCATGACGAGTCTCCTCCACGCACCCCCACTGGGAACGCGCCCACCTCGGAGTCTGACATCGACATCTCCAGTCCCAATGCCTCCCACGACGAGAGCCTAGCCAAGGACCTGTCCCTGAAGGACTCGGGCAGCGACCTTTCCCACCGGCCCAAGCGCCGCCGCTTCCACGAGAGCTACAACTTCAACATGAAGTGCCCCACGCCCGGCTGCAACTCCCTGG GCCATCTTACTGGGAAGCATGAAAGGCATTTCTCCATATCAGGTTGCCCCCTCTACCATAACCTTTCAGCAGATGAgtgcaag GTGAGAGCTAACAATCGGGACAAGCAAGTGGAAGAGCGAACACTGTCACACAGACAGGACGAGAACAACAGACACGCCACGCGCCACCAG GCCCCGACTGAGAGGCAGATGAGGTATAAAGAAAAGGTGACAGAGCTGAGGAAGAAGAGGAATGCTGGACTGCTGAAAGAGCAGAAAGAGAAATACATG GAGCACAGACAGACCCACGGCAACACAAGGGAGCCTCTCTTGGAAAACATCACAAGTGATTACGACCTGGAGCTGTTTCGAAAAGCCCAGGCACGTGCATCGGATGATCTT GAGAAGTTGAGGCTACATGGTCAGATCACAGAAGGCAGCAACATGATCAAGACTATCCTCTTCGGTCGCTACGAGCTGGATACCTGGTACCACTCTCCCTACCCCGAGGAGTATGCGCGTCTTGGGCGCCTCTACATGTGTGAATTCTGCCTCAAGTACATGAAGAGCCAGACCATCCTTCGCAGACACATG gcaAAGTGTGTATGGAAACATCCTCCTGGGGACGAGATTTATAGAAAGGGAGCCATGTCTGTGTTTGAAGTGGATGGCAAGAAAAATAAG ATTTATTGCCAGAATCTATGCCTATTAGCAAAGCTGTTTTTGGACCACAAGACACTTTACTATGACGTTGAGCCCTTCCTGTTCTATGTCATGACTGAAGCCGACAACACGGGGTGCCATCTTGTGGGTTACTTCTCTAAG GAGAAGAATTCTTTCCTGAACTACAATGTGTCCTGCATCTTGACAATGCCACAGTACATGAGACAGGGATATGGAAAAATGCTCATTGACTTCA GTTACTTGCTGTCAAAGGTAGAAGAAAAGGTTGGCTCCCCAGAGCGCCCCCTCTCTGATTTGGGTCTAATCAGCTATCGTAGTTACTGGAAGGAGGTGTTGCTCCGCTACCTGCACAACTTTCAAGGCAAAGAGATCTCCGTCAAAG AGATAAGTCAGGAGACTGCAGTGAACCCTGTGGATATCGTCAGCACGCTGCAGTCTCTCCAGATGCTCAAGTACTGGAAGGGAAAGCATCTGGTCTTAAAGAGACAG GATCTTATAGATGAGTGGCTGGTTAAGGAAGCGAAGCGAGGCAGCAGCAACAAAATCATCGACCCCAGCTGTTTGAAATGGACACCCCCAAAAGGCACATAG
- the LOC121324210 gene encoding histone acetyltransferase KAT7-like isoform X4 translates to MRACCSRTICLDQTLPDPFIHVPVVSDPMMSSRNAGSSSDGTEDSDFSVDLEHTDSSECDGTTRGNTRLTRASLRLSQSSQDSSPVRNLESLGLDDAAYSTRRVTRSQQQGAPVTPKKYPLRQTRSSGSETEQAIDFSDRDLKHAVDHDESPPRTPTGNAPTSESDIDISSPNASHDESLAKDLSLKDSGSDLSHRPKRRRFHESYNFNMKCPTPGCNSLGHLTGKHERHFSISGCPLYHNLSADECKVRANNRDKQVEERTLSHRQDENNRHATRHQAPTERQMRYKEKVTELRKKRNAGLLKEQKEKYMEHRQTHGNTREPLLENITSDYDLELFRKAQARASDDLEKLRLHGQITEGSNMIKTILFGRYELDTWYHSPYPEEYARLGRLYMCEFCLKYMKSQTILRRHMAKCVWKHPPGDEIYRKGAMSVFEVDGKKNKIYCQNLCLLAKLFLDHKTLYYDVEPFLFYVMTEADNTGCHLVGYFSKEKNSFLNYNVSCILTMPQYMRQGYGKMLIDFSYLLSKVEEKVGSPERPLSDLGLISYRSYWKEVLLRYLHNFQGKEISVKEISQETAVNPVDIVSTLQSLQMLKYWKGKHLVLKRQDLIDEWLVKEAKRGSSNKIIDPSCLKWTPPKGT, encoded by the exons ATGCGGGCTTGTTGTTCACGAACTATTTGCCTCGAtcag ACCCTACCTGATCCATTCATTCATGTTCCAGTCGTTTCTGATCCGATGATGTCAAGT CGAAATGCTGGCAGCAGCTCTGATGGCACTGAAGACTCTGATTTCTCTGTTGACCTGGAGCACACTGACAGCTCGGAGTGCGATGGGACCACACGTGGAAACACTCGTCTCACACGGGCCTCGCTTCGCCTCAGCCAGAGTTCTCAAG ATTCCAGTCCAGTTCGGAACTTGGAGTCCCTGGGTTTGGATGACGCCGCCTATTCCACAAGGCGTGTGACCCGTAGCCAGCAACAGGGGGCGCCAGTCACCCCAAAGAAATACCCCCTGCGTCAGACCCGTTCCTCCGGATCGGAAACGGAGCAAGCCATCGACTTCTCCGACAGGG ATCTGAAGCATGCCGTGGACCATGACGAGTCTCCTCCACGCACCCCCACTGGGAACGCGCCCACCTCGGAGTCTGACATCGACATCTCCAGTCCCAATGCCTCCCACGACGAGAGCCTAGCCAAGGACCTGTCCCTGAAGGACTCGGGCAGCGACCTTTCCCACCGGCCCAAGCGCCGCCGCTTCCACGAGAGCTACAACTTCAACATGAAGTGCCCCACGCCCGGCTGCAACTCCCTGG GCCATCTTACTGGGAAGCATGAAAGGCATTTCTCCATATCAGGTTGCCCCCTCTACCATAACCTTTCAGCAGATGAgtgcaag GTGAGAGCTAACAATCGGGACAAGCAAGTGGAAGAGCGAACACTGTCACACAGACAGGACGAGAACAACAGACACGCCACGCGCCACCAG GCCCCGACTGAGAGGCAGATGAGGTATAAAGAAAAGGTGACAGAGCTGAGGAAGAAGAGGAATGCTGGACTGCTGAAAGAGCAGAAAGAGAAATACATG GAGCACAGACAGACCCACGGCAACACAAGGGAGCCTCTCTTGGAAAACATCACAAGTGATTACGACCTGGAGCTGTTTCGAAAAGCCCAGGCACGTGCATCGGATGATCTT GAGAAGTTGAGGCTACATGGTCAGATCACAGAAGGCAGCAACATGATCAAGACTATCCTCTTCGGTCGCTACGAGCTGGATACCTGGTACCACTCTCCCTACCCCGAGGAGTATGCGCGTCTTGGGCGCCTCTACATGTGTGAATTCTGCCTCAAGTACATGAAGAGCCAGACCATCCTTCGCAGACACATG gcaAAGTGTGTATGGAAACATCCTCCTGGGGACGAGATTTATAGAAAGGGAGCCATGTCTGTGTTTGAAGTGGATGGCAAGAAAAATAAG ATTTATTGCCAGAATCTATGCCTATTAGCAAAGCTGTTTTTGGACCACAAGACACTTTACTATGACGTTGAGCCCTTCCTGTTCTATGTCATGACTGAAGCCGACAACACGGGGTGCCATCTTGTGGGTTACTTCTCTAAG GAGAAGAATTCTTTCCTGAACTACAATGTGTCCTGCATCTTGACAATGCCACAGTACATGAGACAGGGATATGGAAAAATGCTCATTGACTTCA GTTACTTGCTGTCAAAGGTAGAAGAAAAGGTTGGCTCCCCAGAGCGCCCCCTCTCTGATTTGGGTCTAATCAGCTATCGTAGTTACTGGAAGGAGGTGTTGCTCCGCTACCTGCACAACTTTCAAGGCAAAGAGATCTCCGTCAAAG AGATAAGTCAGGAGACTGCAGTGAACCCTGTGGATATCGTCAGCACGCTGCAGTCTCTCCAGATGCTCAAGTACTGGAAGGGAAAGCATCTGGTCTTAAAGAGACAG GATCTTATAGATGAGTGGCTGGTTAAGGAAGCGAAGCGAGGCAGCAGCAACAAAATCATCGACCCCAGCTGTTTGAAATGGACACCCCCAAAAGGCACATAG
- the LOC121324210 gene encoding histone acetyltransferase KAT7-like isoform X6, with protein sequence MPRRKRNAGSSSDGTEDSDFSVDLEHTDSSECDGTTRGNTRLTRASLRLSQSSQDSSPVRNLESLGLDDAAYSTRRVTRSQQQGAPVTPKKYPLRQTRSSGSETEQAIDFSDRDLKHAVDHDESPPRTPTGNAPTSESDIDISSPNASHDESLAKDLSLKDSGSDLSHRPKRRRFHESYNFNMKCPTPGCNSLGHLTGKHERHFSISGCPLYHNLSADECKVRANNRDKQVEERTLSHRQDENNRHATRHQAPTERQMRYKEKVTELRKKRNAGLLKEQKEKYMEHRQTHGNTREPLLENITSDYDLELFRKAQARASDDLEKLRLHGQITEGSNMIKTILFGRYELDTWYHSPYPEEYARLGRLYMCEFCLKYMKSQTILRRHMAKCVWKHPPGDEIYRKGAMSVFEVDGKKNKIYCQNLCLLAKLFLDHKTLYYDVEPFLFYVMTEADNTGCHLVGYFSKEKNSFLNYNVSCILTMPQYMRQGYGKMLIDFSYLLSKVEEKVGSPERPLSDLGLISYRSYWKEVLLRYLHNFQGKEISVKEISQETAVNPVDIVSTLQSLQMLKYWKGKHLVLKRQDLIDEWLVKEAKRGSSNKIIDPSCLKWTPPKGT encoded by the exons ATGCCTCGGAGGAAG CGAAATGCTGGCAGCAGCTCTGATGGCACTGAAGACTCTGATTTCTCTGTTGACCTGGAGCACACTGACAGCTCGGAGTGCGATGGGACCACACGTGGAAACACTCGTCTCACACGGGCCTCGCTTCGCCTCAGCCAGAGTTCTCAAG ATTCCAGTCCAGTTCGGAACTTGGAGTCCCTGGGTTTGGATGACGCCGCCTATTCCACAAGGCGTGTGACCCGTAGCCAGCAACAGGGGGCGCCAGTCACCCCAAAGAAATACCCCCTGCGTCAGACCCGTTCCTCCGGATCGGAAACGGAGCAAGCCATCGACTTCTCCGACAGGG ATCTGAAGCATGCCGTGGACCATGACGAGTCTCCTCCACGCACCCCCACTGGGAACGCGCCCACCTCGGAGTCTGACATCGACATCTCCAGTCCCAATGCCTCCCACGACGAGAGCCTAGCCAAGGACCTGTCCCTGAAGGACTCGGGCAGCGACCTTTCCCACCGGCCCAAGCGCCGCCGCTTCCACGAGAGCTACAACTTCAACATGAAGTGCCCCACGCCCGGCTGCAACTCCCTGG GCCATCTTACTGGGAAGCATGAAAGGCATTTCTCCATATCAGGTTGCCCCCTCTACCATAACCTTTCAGCAGATGAgtgcaag GTGAGAGCTAACAATCGGGACAAGCAAGTGGAAGAGCGAACACTGTCACACAGACAGGACGAGAACAACAGACACGCCACGCGCCACCAG GCCCCGACTGAGAGGCAGATGAGGTATAAAGAAAAGGTGACAGAGCTGAGGAAGAAGAGGAATGCTGGACTGCTGAAAGAGCAGAAAGAGAAATACATG GAGCACAGACAGACCCACGGCAACACAAGGGAGCCTCTCTTGGAAAACATCACAAGTGATTACGACCTGGAGCTGTTTCGAAAAGCCCAGGCACGTGCATCGGATGATCTT GAGAAGTTGAGGCTACATGGTCAGATCACAGAAGGCAGCAACATGATCAAGACTATCCTCTTCGGTCGCTACGAGCTGGATACCTGGTACCACTCTCCCTACCCCGAGGAGTATGCGCGTCTTGGGCGCCTCTACATGTGTGAATTCTGCCTCAAGTACATGAAGAGCCAGACCATCCTTCGCAGACACATG gcaAAGTGTGTATGGAAACATCCTCCTGGGGACGAGATTTATAGAAAGGGAGCCATGTCTGTGTTTGAAGTGGATGGCAAGAAAAATAAG ATTTATTGCCAGAATCTATGCCTATTAGCAAAGCTGTTTTTGGACCACAAGACACTTTACTATGACGTTGAGCCCTTCCTGTTCTATGTCATGACTGAAGCCGACAACACGGGGTGCCATCTTGTGGGTTACTTCTCTAAG GAGAAGAATTCTTTCCTGAACTACAATGTGTCCTGCATCTTGACAATGCCACAGTACATGAGACAGGGATATGGAAAAATGCTCATTGACTTCA GTTACTTGCTGTCAAAGGTAGAAGAAAAGGTTGGCTCCCCAGAGCGCCCCCTCTCTGATTTGGGTCTAATCAGCTATCGTAGTTACTGGAAGGAGGTGTTGCTCCGCTACCTGCACAACTTTCAAGGCAAAGAGATCTCCGTCAAAG AGATAAGTCAGGAGACTGCAGTGAACCCTGTGGATATCGTCAGCACGCTGCAGTCTCTCCAGATGCTCAAGTACTGGAAGGGAAAGCATCTGGTCTTAAAGAGACAG GATCTTATAGATGAGTGGCTGGTTAAGGAAGCGAAGCGAGGCAGCAGCAACAAAATCATCGACCCCAGCTGTTTGAAATGGACACCCCCAAAAGGCACATAG
- the LOC121324210 gene encoding histone acetyltransferase KAT7-like isoform X1 — MRACCSRTICLDQTLPDPFIHVPVVSDPMMSSRNAGSSSDGTEDSDFSVDLEHTDSSECDGTTRGNTRLTRASLRLSQSSQDSSPVRNLESLGLDDAAYSTRRVTRSQQQGAPVTPKKYPLRQTRSSGSETEQAIDFSDRDLKHAVDHDESPPRTPTGNAPTSESDIDISSPNASHDESLAKDLSLKDSGSDLSHRPKRRRFHESYNFNMKCPTPGCNSLGHLTGKHERHFSISGCPLYHNLSADECKMTSEKAEKTKGMTGCPNLCLQVRANNRDKQVEERTLSHRQDENNRHATRHQAPTERQMRYKEKVTELRKKRNAGLLKEQKEKYMEHRQTHGNTREPLLENITSDYDLELFRKAQARASDDLEKLRLHGQITEGSNMIKTILFGRYELDTWYHSPYPEEYARLGRLYMCEFCLKYMKSQTILRRHMAKCVWKHPPGDEIYRKGAMSVFEVDGKKNKIYCQNLCLLAKLFLDHKTLYYDVEPFLFYVMTEADNTGCHLVGYFSKEKNSFLNYNVSCILTMPQYMRQGYGKMLIDFSYLLSKVEEKVGSPERPLSDLGLISYRSYWKEVLLRYLHNFQGKEISVKEISQETAVNPVDIVSTLQSLQMLKYWKGKHLVLKRQDLIDEWLVKEAKRGSSNKIIDPSCLKWTPPKGT, encoded by the exons ATGCGGGCTTGTTGTTCACGAACTATTTGCCTCGAtcag ACCCTACCTGATCCATTCATTCATGTTCCAGTCGTTTCTGATCCGATGATGTCAAGT CGAAATGCTGGCAGCAGCTCTGATGGCACTGAAGACTCTGATTTCTCTGTTGACCTGGAGCACACTGACAGCTCGGAGTGCGATGGGACCACACGTGGAAACACTCGTCTCACACGGGCCTCGCTTCGCCTCAGCCAGAGTTCTCAAG ATTCCAGTCCAGTTCGGAACTTGGAGTCCCTGGGTTTGGATGACGCCGCCTATTCCACAAGGCGTGTGACCCGTAGCCAGCAACAGGGGGCGCCAGTCACCCCAAAGAAATACCCCCTGCGTCAGACCCGTTCCTCCGGATCGGAAACGGAGCAAGCCATCGACTTCTCCGACAGGG ATCTGAAGCATGCCGTGGACCATGACGAGTCTCCTCCACGCACCCCCACTGGGAACGCGCCCACCTCGGAGTCTGACATCGACATCTCCAGTCCCAATGCCTCCCACGACGAGAGCCTAGCCAAGGACCTGTCCCTGAAGGACTCGGGCAGCGACCTTTCCCACCGGCCCAAGCGCCGCCGCTTCCACGAGAGCTACAACTTCAACATGAAGTGCCCCACGCCCGGCTGCAACTCCCTGG GCCATCTTACTGGGAAGCATGAAAGGCATTTCTCCATATCAGGTTGCCCCCTCTACCATAACCTTTCAGCAGATGAgtgcaag ATGACCAGTGAAAAAGCGGAAAAGACAAAAGGAATGACGGGGTGCCCTAATCTGTGTCTGCAGGTGAGAGCTAACAATCGGGACAAGCAAGTGGAAGAGCGAACACTGTCACACAGACAGGACGAGAACAACAGACACGCCACGCGCCACCAG GCCCCGACTGAGAGGCAGATGAGGTATAAAGAAAAGGTGACAGAGCTGAGGAAGAAGAGGAATGCTGGACTGCTGAAAGAGCAGAAAGAGAAATACATG GAGCACAGACAGACCCACGGCAACACAAGGGAGCCTCTCTTGGAAAACATCACAAGTGATTACGACCTGGAGCTGTTTCGAAAAGCCCAGGCACGTGCATCGGATGATCTT GAGAAGTTGAGGCTACATGGTCAGATCACAGAAGGCAGCAACATGATCAAGACTATCCTCTTCGGTCGCTACGAGCTGGATACCTGGTACCACTCTCCCTACCCCGAGGAGTATGCGCGTCTTGGGCGCCTCTACATGTGTGAATTCTGCCTCAAGTACATGAAGAGCCAGACCATCCTTCGCAGACACATG gcaAAGTGTGTATGGAAACATCCTCCTGGGGACGAGATTTATAGAAAGGGAGCCATGTCTGTGTTTGAAGTGGATGGCAAGAAAAATAAG ATTTATTGCCAGAATCTATGCCTATTAGCAAAGCTGTTTTTGGACCACAAGACACTTTACTATGACGTTGAGCCCTTCCTGTTCTATGTCATGACTGAAGCCGACAACACGGGGTGCCATCTTGTGGGTTACTTCTCTAAG GAGAAGAATTCTTTCCTGAACTACAATGTGTCCTGCATCTTGACAATGCCACAGTACATGAGACAGGGATATGGAAAAATGCTCATTGACTTCA GTTACTTGCTGTCAAAGGTAGAAGAAAAGGTTGGCTCCCCAGAGCGCCCCCTCTCTGATTTGGGTCTAATCAGCTATCGTAGTTACTGGAAGGAGGTGTTGCTCCGCTACCTGCACAACTTTCAAGGCAAAGAGATCTCCGTCAAAG AGATAAGTCAGGAGACTGCAGTGAACCCTGTGGATATCGTCAGCACGCTGCAGTCTCTCCAGATGCTCAAGTACTGGAAGGGAAAGCATCTGGTCTTAAAGAGACAG GATCTTATAGATGAGTGGCTGGTTAAGGAAGCGAAGCGAGGCAGCAGCAACAAAATCATCGACCCCAGCTGTTTGAAATGGACACCCCCAAAAGGCACATAG